The genomic stretch TTTGCATCTTAATggccctcttcttttttttattcagGTGCAAGCACTGGCATTGGCAAAAAAATGATTCCCTGGGTCTTAGTAGAGAAACATCATTATGGCTGATCAGCATGACAAGCCCAGAGAAAGTAGAACTGAACAGAATAAACATATAACTAGCACTAACGAAAAAAATGATTAACACtgacaaaaaagaaaagtaaatcTGTAGTGTGACAATAAAGAAACATCGATTTGGTTTACCATCGTGACAGGCCAGGGCATACCAGAAGTGAGTTACAGCTATTCTAGCAAAAATACACCCATAGTTTGATAGATCACAGTACGACTGCCTTGGCACCAGCttttggccaaaagaaaaaaaaagtctgaTACCCATAGTCTGATGCAGGCCAAACAGTTTTTTAGCTACTATTACTATTAGAAAACTTTGCCTTTTCACATAGGAAAATATATCTTTTTCTCCAAGGAGTGGAGCAGATCAGGATCCTCTGCAGTTCTACTATCAATAGAGAGTGAATAGTGATGTGCATTAGGAGGTCTTCTCAACCATCAGATCAGATTTAGATGGTGTAGATCCACTGCCACACAAGCTGAAGCGCTGCCTCAACAAACAACATTCCATGCTAAACTACTACAGCAGGCTGTAGCACAAGGAACAAATCACTGTGCATCTGTACATTATTGCAGAGGGTCTGTCTGGAGGGGAAAAAGTATGCAATGCATCATAACACATCATACCTAGTTGCCAAACAGTTGAGTAGAATAAGCTATTTCATGGTACAGTACACAATATTGGTGAGGTTTATTCTTTCCGAATGGAAGCCAAATTTTCACTGTCAACAACTCAGAAATAACAGATTTAAGGTACCAGAAAACATACCTAACATCACCTTGTTGTCGTCTTCCAAGATTAAGAAGTATGATCAAGAAACCGGTACCAAGTATCTGGGTAGACAGCAAACAGTAGCATTTGTCCATGAATTGAAACGACGTATCAACAGATTCAACAATTTGGTCATTGCAAACCCTTGAAATTGTACTACAGAGATTTTAGCATCAAGGTTAATCACAGTATCAGTATCCCCTGGCTGGAGCTAGAGACTGATATTTTCAATTCTTCGGTAACTGATTCTAAATGTGTTTTGAATGCTTAGATGCACCTCATTGTCAGGATGAGCATAATATATACCACTGATAATTATCGGTTAGAGATACTAAATACTGAATGAGTCACTTACATATAGAGGTCCAAGGCTATAGTGTTGAGCTATAGGTGCAAATAGGAACCACATTGCAATAATAATCCATGCCTTCATACTGAGCGAAAACAGCCCCATCAAAATGATATCTGAAGAAGCAGAATGCGCGTTAAATTCATCATGCTACCATTTCATTTCACCAGACAATAGAGGTTCACCATGATTGTACATACCAGGTAATCTCAATTTGTCTCGTAGGAACATGAAGATTTTCCTCTTCCACAAGGTTGTCGTTTGTGGTATTTTGAACTTCTATACAAATGGCCAGATGGGTGATTGTTATGAGGGGCACCAAAACATCATAAAAACTACAAGCCTCTCAGAAATACTGTGAGAACAGAATACGCTTACCagttcttcctcttcctcctcatcatcgtcatTGTCAAGGAGATGCTTAGCAGGCGGCTTAGGGGCCACGGCTACTATTAGTGTATCTACAGAAATCACGAAGACTAAAATTCAGAAGAGACAAGTAGGAACTCAATTTGCATCATCAATCTCGCAAATGTTGACCAGGAGGGGGATAGGGATTCAGGTTTAGGTTACCCACCCCCATCGCGGAGGTTGACATGGGCGTCGTCTTGGTGCGGGAGCGGCCTCCCCCGCAGGACCAGGCGGAGGCGGCCCTCTTCTGTGGCTTCGAGACGGCGGTCGcgcgcgacgcggcggcgaaGCTCGGAGACCTAGAAGGAGACAAGACAAACATCAGGGAGGGAGGCAGCCTAACCTAGGGGAGACGAGGGAGGGTTTGGGGGGTTGGAGGTGTTACCGACcgagagaagaggagggaggcggatggTGGTGGGGCGGGACGGACCGACGGCGCGCAGCGTCACCTCCACTGTCTccggctcgtcgccggcggcagccaTCGCCGGGCTCTCGTCACTCGTCAGGAAGAGAGAGGACTGCGACTCTGCGAgattcgttttcttttttttttgagggggggcTCTCCGAGATTCGTGGTCGATTCTTGTGCGGCTCTGGGCCTTGGACCATTGGACAACTAGTCTCGGTCGCACACGGCAAGGCCACGACTGATTAGGCCCATCCCATTTGGCAGGTCTGGAACTGATAACAGGCCCAGCCCAGAGCACAATTGAATGGTCGGCTGGTTCGgcaattgcattttttttgaacaaataACTGCAGAATCGCAGCACTGCACTCTGAATTCCCTAGATAATCTGACTACAAACTGAATTGATTAGAAGCATTAATATGGTCCATAATAGATTTCCCTTCAGACGATCCGTTGCAATATAAAAAAAGAGAGGCTGCAACATCAAAATTAACtttttgcaacataaaaaacaaTAGCTTACTGGCATCAATCCTATAGATCTTAAGAAAAAAATTCCTTCCGTGACAAATGTGGATGTTTCCATATTTTTAGTAAAAAAATGGCAACTCTACAAATTAGCTAATGAAACATCAAAAAACACCTTATGCAACATACAGTCTGTTGCAATGTCAACAAAAAGTCTAGCATTCCAGATCGATTTTTGCAACGTTCAATAACCTCAACATCTCAAACTATCCGTTGCAATATTGAACTAGAAGCTTGTTAAAGTGCTCGCCAGGTGTGAAGCGCAGCAACCCTGAGGGCCAACTTGAGCTCACCTATGGCTTGCACTTCAATTCGTCGATGGAGTTGTCGGTAGGCACAACCGCACGAGCTCCCGCTGCTCCGCTTCGCCATGGTGTCGAGCAGCATGATCTCGTTGAGGGAAGCACCCACCGCACGCTGGCTCAACCTCCACGGGCTGCTTGCTGTGGCCCCGCGATGCGCCGCCGCGCAACCTTTGTATGACACCGCATTTGGTATTTACCAAGTCCACCAAACTGGCCATTGAAAAAGAATGGAGCAAAAGAGAGAATGGTTGGGGAAGAAGGAGGGAAGAGATAAGGTTCTCTGGTGGATCCCGTTCACATGGGAAACGGAGGGGTCTCGTTCACATGGGAAAAGGAGGGGGTGTTAGGGCGCGCGTAAGCGTGCGGTGCGTTCAATTTTTATTGACCGTGTCGGACACATATGCAATAGCATTATCGTTAATAAAAATTAGAACTGACCTTATTTTGTTTTGAGTTAGAAAGAACCAACCAAATACTCATTTGGGTAGGGTCTCCCCTGCCGGTTCCTTAAAAAAACTAAATACTCATTTTTTTACTTCCAAAGCATGTATTTGGGGAATCCAACCAATTTCATGAGGGATGGGCCAACGCCGCGCAGCGTCACCATTCACCTCCACAATCTCCCGCTACTGGCGGTAGCCACGGCCAGTCTCTTGCAGCCTACCCCTCTCTGTGAAGAGGGCTCGATACTTTGTGCGGCTCCGGGCTTTGGACCGTTGGATAACTGGCCTGGTCGCACAGCAAAGACTACGGGTAGTCAGCGGTCAGCCAGGTGACCTACCAGTGGTCTTTCCTAGATAagttgattaaaaaaaatctgaaacaaACTTACAAAGaaatataattaattattaatatttCTATAGTTTATGTCATCCAACCTGAAAGGACCAACAACATACTCTTATGTCTTTAGAGTGAAAGCTAAGAACAACTCAGGTAGGGATCTGCTTAGGCTCAGCAAACCCTCTACTTGATCCCCaaaaatgtgtgtgtgtggggggggagGGTGGGGTAGGGGGGTTCACGATAAGAAGGTGCCGCACAGGGTTCACAAaataaaaagaggaaaaaagaaaataaggaagATTATAGGACTAATTCTATCCATAAAGATATGGCTTGTTGGAGTAGCACCTTTGCTCCTAGGATAACTAGAGAACCGATCGAAGACATAGCTGAATTTGTTTGAAGATTGAGTCAATTCCCTTAGTGCCACAAAAATTTACATGAGTTCCTTTACTGTTATAGATTTTCTCAAAATTCCTTCAGTGCTATTAAAATTTAGATTTATCCCCTCAGTACCATTTCGTAAGGAAGATTATAGGACTAATTCTATCCATAAAGATATGGCTCATTGGAGTAGCACCTTTGCTCCTAGGATAACTAGAGAACCAATCAAAGACATAGCTGAATTTGCTTGAAGATTGAGTCAATTTCCTCAGTGCCACAAAAATTTACATGAGTTCCTTTACTGTTATAGATTTTCATAAAATTCCTTCAGTGCTATTAAAATTTAGATTTATCCTCTCAGTACCATTCCGTGtagttgaaaaaaaatcattttatcCCTCATGAATAAGGAGCCAAcctgtttctttccttgtgtAAACTTGTCCTCCGTGGATTTAGCATTCTATCGGCCTGGGTTCACGAGAGGTTATTGAGCAGGACACGGGCGCATACGATTCTGTAACCGAGCCGCATCGGGAGCTGCACATACGTCTGCGGCACAAAGCATATACATATCGCTGCACATGACGCGCAGCCTGTTGTATTCGCAACTTGCTTCAAGCTCACAATTTTTCAACTTTCTGGTAGCAGCACCAGGTACCATTCTTGCGTTCTTCTTCCACTCGATCCGCATCTACGCAGAATGTTCCTTATTGGATCCGTTCCAACCCACGTATATTTCCAACTAAACACAGGTTCAATTAGGTTGAACCCATCCTAACCTACTTCAACCCTCTATCCAAACACATACCAAGGCGAAGACAATGCAAGAAGTTGTGAGGTGAGCGAGTGTCATGGCGCAGATCCTCACACACTCCTCCTGTACCACCAACACCACATCCACCGCAGCCTGCGGCGACGGTGACGGTGCCAACTCGGGCGCAGCCTTCGTCAGCCTTGCTGTTAAAGTGCGCAGTGGATTCCGACCCAGCTCGATATACCCACAAGCTGGCACCCCACTAGCTCCAGGTCCATCGGAGCCCACAACAATAAAATCTCGGACCTACCTCAACCTAAAAGACTAGCCTGATGGGTGAGGGTCGCTCCTACCTATATGTTGTGCTCCCCCACCATCAATTTtcaatgtgggactaaacctAACACTTTGCCACGGGTAAAATGGTACTTTCAACTACACTTAACACTAATGGATAGAACCGGAATGGTACTGAGGGGATAAATCTAAATTTCAGTGGCACTGAAGGAATTTTAAGAAAATCTATGGCAGTGAAGGAACTCACGTAAATTTCTGTGGCACCGAGGATCCTTTCCATCCATATGGACAACCTCATCATTCTTTTCTGAACCTGTCCTTGACCTTTGAAGTTCATGGTCTCATCTATTGCGCGGCAGAGCCGGTTGCCGGTCCATGGCGCCGTGAGGAACTTCCATCCATCCCGGCATTAGGCTTCTCTCCCACGCCCTTAGTCTTTACTCCTCACGAATCCCTGTGTTGCTTACGCAGGTTCGTAGGAAGTCGCGATTCAGCAGCAATTCCAACGATTCCATGAGCCATATCGCGATCCTGTAGCGATACTACTCAAAAATGATCCATGTTGCGACTCGGATCGCTTAGCCCAGATGGTGTCGTAGGATCGTCCGATCCTACGATCCGGATCGCGATCCTAACAACCATGTACTTACTACTCTGTGCTCCTTAATCTTCAATTAAGAAACTCCAAGATCACTCCTAGTGCAATGCTTGCTCTTGACATCCAAATATTGCTATGAACTTCACTGAGTGCTAAGAGTGCTAAAATGTTGGAACACATCAAGTATTTATAGGCGAAGGAAAAGAACTAGCCGTTTGCGCTCACTTGCTGTAGAAAAATCGAAATCATCGACTGATTTCGTGATGCCAGGGTGCCATCACTCGTCTGTGATGCTTTTCTCTTGATCCTCAACGGTCACGACAAAAAACTCGACTTAAACGTTGATCTAGAAGCACTATTCATTGGATCACATCACCGATCTATCCGGTGAACGCTGCAGCCTACCACTGTTGACACCAACACTAACGATGTATTATGTCGGCAATCACCGATTAAGTCGATGATATTCTATAAGTCTTAAAACTCATTCAATTAAAAAATCTTTAATTTTTTACTTTTCTTCTTCACTTCTTTAGGCTTCATTTGATCTACCTAGTGCCAAATTTCACAAGTATGCACCGTGCATGTACTCTAAATCTCATCTAGATCAAGCTACTGATCATTGCCCCATTATTAGTACGACCAAAGAGAAAATAAAGATCTAAACTATTCCAAGTGTCTTTCAACACCAAAAAAAATTCGGAACTAGCTCATCCATAGTCTTCGTGCATATCGTTTGAACCAATACAATGAAATCCAATGATGGGGGAAAAATAATATCATGAAACCAATCATTGTACTAACTTTTTAAGTATCGTTGCAAAATACATGTTCGTTAATTGTCAAAACCAAATTAGAGGCCATATGCTCTTTTATGGGAACTCGGCACTAAAGTGGAAGAAAAGGGCAAAATGTGCCAGAGGATAATGCTCAATCATGGCAATAACTACAAGACATAAAGCAATGCTTTACAATAAATAAAACTAGCTTTTGTACCATTATGCTTAAGGTTAGTCTCAGTGTACATTTTCAATGCACTGTCACTAAAACTGTCATGCCAGCTTTATAATGAAATAAAATTATCTCTCTCAGTGCACAATTTCATTCCACTGTTTTATAGACAAGTTGTAGTTTTTAATTCTTGCATGGTGTTGTGATCAAATATACCATGCTATGTAGCCTTTTGTAATTTTATAAAATTTTGGTAGCATAAACATGATTACATTGGAAAATAAGCATGGGTTATATGTGGCAATCTATCATATTTGAAAATTCACATAGGTAAGTAAATAAAGTCACGAAAATGTATCAATTAACTTCATGAAAATGTATCAATTAATTTCAATATTTGTACGGAACTGATTACATCTCAAACTTTAAATATTTGGACGATGCCCAAACTTGTTCCAACTATGCTCCATCAAGTCCTTCTTAAGTTGTAAATCATTTTGTGGAAACAAATGAACTATCCTTCTAATGTGAACAATTAACATATGTAGTTTTGTTTAAATGTGGGAGCGGGAGAAGGGTTGAGAGGAGGTGACATAAAAAAGCACAATGGATCTGTGATGAAACGATACGCTCCTCGGTATGGGCTACATGAGGTTTCATGGGACTTAGTAACTATGCTTGGGTGTCATAGGCATGCAActcccctttcctctctcctcataattaaCTTGCCAAGTTAGCAAAACTGTTGTTATGATATAGAATTTAATATCCATGAAACCTCCATGACACCCTAATACTAGCCTAAGAAATTCCACGATTAAGTAGCCCCCAAGTAATATTGAAAATATTTTGGCCAAGGGAGAAGGCCATCTCCTTTAATTAAATATGGGAATATACCATAGGGAAGAAAAACCAATGGCTCATCTACACTACACACATGCTACTGCAATTCATACAAGTAACAGAGCAGCAACATAGTtgggagcaaaaaaaaaaaatatatgtatgGTGATCAATATTTTAAATAATAGACTATAACATTTGGCAGAGAGCTAAGCTCAGCCGTTATATACTGTGGTATCTGACACTGACGGCGATATGTAGGTAGGAGCTGAAAAAGGTGCGCATACATGATGATTATCCGATCCATATATGTCTTATCAACTTATCGctcatacatatacatatacatatacatatacatatacatatacatatacatctaCATATACTACTCTATCTATCCAAAAATAAATGTTATTTTAGTGTTGAaaatttatctaaaaaataatGCATTTATAGGTTTTAAACAAGCTTAAGTGGACATTAACTTTATCACCCTGACAAGTCACAAATTTATTAGCAAGCCTCCCTCTGATTTAGGGTATTCATGTAATCGTGTGCAACAATTAAATGGCTCAGCTCGGCTACCAAATCCAAAACAAATTGATTAGGAGCATATATGATATTTTGGAATTTTCAAAAAGAGCATTTATTTGGGAGGGAGGAAGTACCTGCTAAAATAcatttaatctttttttttagaaaaagttgcCATGAGCACTGCGCCATCATTTAAGAGGAGGAAGGCGAGGTCGAATGCAGGGGTTGAGGTTTGCTCGTACACCTGGGAAGCGAGTAAACCCTACTTAATTTGCAAAGATATCGTTCGCTTAAGAGGTTTTAGTATTTGGTTTAATACGCTCTTATTATTCTTTTATAAGAGAAATTTTATTAATCTTAGACAGTTACATCAAGATATCAAGATGATACTAATGCACAAGGATCATTCCAGACCTCTGAATAGTTAGGATGCATACAACCTATAAAAAATaatcgaaaaagaaaaaagacatgACATCTTATACCATGTCGCAACAAGTTACAACCTACAGTTTGATTTTCAGTTCCACGCACCATCATATGAGCATCTGGACCACGAGAAGGACTGTCTAAAAGCAACACCTCCAAAAAGGAAATGACATGTGTACCATCGTTGCTATAGTCCAATCATTCAAGATCAGACCATCAGTTTTCACCTTAAAGAATAATTTCTCGAACTCTAAATAATGCGTTCAACAAGGCCATTGCCTGGGAGATTCTTAGGTGCtacctttcttttctttccgaGCCAATACTAATATACTACCATATCACACAGTCTTGCCCAACTTGATCCCACGAGCTTTCGTAGTCCCACGATAATCTTATCATGCGCAAACCAAACCAAGGAAAGCAATGCCACCAGTAGAAGCCAAGGTGATCTGACTCCTGTCTACGGAACTGTACACCTCTTATTACTTGACTCAAAATTTGAGTCTTGAGAAATTTGACACCAACATGTAAAGTCTTTTGTGCCACGTGTTTCTTCTCATTTTCCTCccgttttctttcctttttcttttctagcTCACGTACACGTACAAATTTACCCCCCTTGTTTATGTTNNNNNNNNNNNNNNNNNNNNNNNNNNNNNNNNNNNNNNNNNNNNNNNNNNNNNNNNNNNNNNNNNNNNNNNNNNNNNNNNNNNNNNNNNNNNNNNNNNNNNNNNNNNNNNNNNNNNNNNNNNNNNNNNNNNNNNNNNNNNNNNNNNNNNNNNNNNNNNNNNNNNNNNNNNNNNNNNNNNNNNNNNNNNNNNNNNNNNNNNNNNNNNNNNNNNNNNNNNNNNNNNNNNNNNNNNNNNNNNNNNNNNNNNNNNNNNNNNNNNNNNNNNNNNNNNNNNNNNNNNNNNNNNNNNNNNNNNNNNNNNNNNNNNNNNNNNNNNNNNNNNNNNNNNNNNNNNNNNNNNNNNNNNNNNNNNNNNNNNNNNNNNNNNNNNNNNNNNNNNNNNNNNNNNNNNNNNNNNNNNNNNNNNNNNNNNNNNNNNNNNNNNNNNNNNNNNNNNNNNNNNNNNNNNNNNNNNNNNNNNNNNNNNNNNNNNNNNNNNNNNNNNNNNNNNNNNNNNNNNNNNNNNNNNNNNNNNNNNNNNNNNNNNNNNNNNNNNNNNNNNNNNNNNNNNNNNNNNNNNNNNNNNNNNNNNNNNNNNNNNNNNNNNNNNNNNNNNNNNNNNNNNNNNNNNNNNNNNNNNNNNNNNNNNNNNNNNNNNNNNNNNNNNNNNNNNNNNNNNNNNNNNNNNNNNNNNNNNNNNNNNNNNNNNNNNNNNNNNNNNNNNNNNNNNNNNNNNNNNNNNNNNNNNNNNNNNNNNNNNNNNNNNNNNNNNNNNNNNNNNNNNNNNNNNNNNNNNNNNNNNNNNNNNNNNNNNNNNNNNNNNNNNNNNNNNNNNNNNNNNNNNNNNNNNNNNNNNNNNNNNNNNNNNNNNNNNNNNNNNNNNNNNNNNNNNNNNNNNNNNNNNNNNNNNNNNNNNNNNNNNNNNNNNNNNNNNNNNNNNNNNNNNNNNNNNNNNNNNNNNNNNNNNNNNNNNNNNNNNNNNNNNNNNNNNNNNNNNNNNNNNNNNNNNNNNNNNNNNNNNNNNNNNNNNNNNNNNNNNNNNNNNNNNNNNNNNNNNNNNNNNNNNNNNNNNNNNNNNNNNNNNNNNNNNNNNNNNNNNNNNNNNNNNNNNNNNNNNNNNNNNNNNNNNNNNNNNNNNNNNNNNNNNNNNNNNNNNNNNNNNNNNNNNNNNNNNNNNNNNNNNNNNNNNNNNNNNNNNNNNNNNNNNNNNNNNNNNNNNNNNNNNNNNNNNNNNNNNNNNNNNNNNNNNNNNNNNNNNNNNNNNNNNNNNNNNNNNNNNNNNNNNNNNNNNNNNNNNNNNNNNNNNNNNNNNNNNNNNNNNNNNNNNNNNNNNNNNNNNNNNNNNNNNNNNNNNNNNNNNNNNNNNNNNNNNNNNNNNNNNNNNNNNNNNNNNNNNNNNNNNNNNNNNNNNNNNNNNNNNNNNNNNNNNNNNNNNNNNNNNNNNNNNNNNNNNNNNNNNNNNNNNNNNNNNNNNNNNNNNNNNNNNNNNNNNNNNNNNNNNNNNNNNNNNNNNNNNNNNNNNNNNNNNNNNNNNNNNNNNNNNNNNNNNNNNNNNNNNNNNNNNNNNNNNNNNNNNNNNNNNNNNNNNNNNNNNNNNNNNNNNNNNNNNNNNNNNNNNNNNNNNNNNNNNNNNNNNNNNNNNNNNNNNNNNNNNNNNNNNNNNNNNNNNNNNNNNNNNNNNNNNNNNNNNNNNNNNNNNNNNNNNNNNNNNNNNNNNNNNNNNNNNNNNNNNNNNNNNNNNNNNNNNNNNNNNNNNNNNNNNNNNNNNNNNNNNNNNNNNNNNNNNNNNNNNNNNNNNNNNNNNNNNNNNNNNNNNNNNNNNNNNNNNNNNNNNNNNNNNNNNNNNNNNNNNNNNNNNNNNNNNNNNNNNNNNNNNNNNNNNNNNNNNNNNNNNNNNNNNNNNNNNNNNNNNNNNNNNNNNNNNNNNNNNNNNNNNNNNNNNNNNNNNNNNNNNNNNNNNNNNNNNNNNNNNNNNNNNNNNNNNNNNNNNNNNNNNNNNNNNNNNNNNNNNNNNNNNNNNNNNNNNNNNNNNNNNNNNNNNNNNNNNNNNNNNNNNNNNNNNNNNNNNNNNNNNNNNNNNNNNNNNNNNNNNNNNNNNNNNNNNNNNNNNNNNNNNNNNNNNNNNNNNNNNNNNNNNNNNNNNNNNNNNNNNNNNNNNNNNNNNNNNNNNNNNNNNNNNNNNNNNNNNNNNNNNNNNNNNNNNNNNNNNNNNNNNNNNNNNNNNNNNNNNNNNNNNNNNNNNNNNNNNNNNNNNNNNNNNNNNNNNNNNNNNNNNNNNNNNNNNNNNNNNNNNNNNNNNNNNNNNNNNNNNNNNNNNNNNNNNNNNNNNNNNNNNNNNNNNNNNNNNNNNNNNNNNNNNNNNNNNNNNNNNNNNNNNNNNNNNNNNNNNNNNNNNNNNNNNNNNNNNNNNNNNNNNNNNNNNNNNNNNNNNNNNNNNTCCGGCCATGTGTGCTCTGCCTCGGCTGCCCGGAACGCGCAACATTGAGGCGAAAACAAGGGGGCCAATCACAACGGCACGAGCGGACATGCGGGCTGCGGCGACGCAGCTGTGCGATgcacactggtagagaattgacctttagtcccggttggtagggtgcata from Setaria italica strain Yugu1 chromosome II, Setaria_italica_v2.0, whole genome shotgun sequence encodes the following:
- the LOC101764396 gene encoding uncharacterized protein LOC101764396, producing the protein MAAAGDEPETVEVTLRAVGPSRPTTIRLPPLLSVSELRRRVARDRRLEATEEGRLRLVLRGRPLPHQDDAHVNLRDGDTLIVAVAPKPPAKHLLDNDDDEEEEEELKFKIPQTTTLWKRKIFMFLRDKLRLPDIILMGLFSLSMKAWIIIAMWFLFAPIAQHYSLGPLYILGTGFLIILLNLGRRQQGDVSAYSIFNEDFRELPGTLNADRIDRDIRAGQF